In the Pseudomonadota bacterium genome, CGCCGCGCATTTCCCGCTCCTCGAGGAAGGACCGGAAGGGGGCAATGCCGGTACCCGGGCCAATCATGATGACTGGCGCGGTGTCATCGGATGTGATGTGAAAGTGTGGGGCAGGGTGGATGTAGACGCCGAGGTTGTTGCCGGCAGCCAAGCGGTTCCCTAGCCAGGTGGACGCGACGCCTTTGCGAGGCGTGCCAAACAGCTCGTAGTGCACCTCCCCCACTGTGATATGCACCTCACCGGGGTGTTTTTTTGCGCTGGACGCTATCGAATACAAGCGTGGTTGCAACGGGCGTAGACCGTCGACAAAGGTCTGTGCATCAAGTGGTGATCCCAACGTACTGAGCACATCAAACACATGTTGACTGTCTGCAGGCTTGCTGACACCCCAGCGCTCTCGCGCGTTGGCGTTGACGGTGTGGATATCGAGTTGGCTTCGCAACACGACCCGCAGCGTTGCGGGGCCGGTTTTCAGTCTGACCACCTCCGTGCCGCTGAATCCCCCGGCGACCAGAAGGTCCTCGACCTCGGTCGGGCAGTTCAACGGCCAGACGCCGAGTGCGTCTCCGACGTGGTAATCCACATCGCTGCCGCCGCCGGCGAGCGAGATCGCGACGTGATTCACGCGTTTGGCCGAGTGTTCGCCGCTCAAGCTGCGTGCCTCGATGAGATTGGCCACGAACGGGTTGCGCTTGGTGTACCTCGGCGTGGTGTCGTCGTCGTTTGCCGGCGCTCGTGCGGTGACCGTCGCTGACGCCGCAGTGAACGCCTCGGACGCGAAGACGCCCTCTTGCCAGAGGGCAAAATCGTCTTCGAAGGCGGCGTCGCAGAGCACCAGCTCGTGACACGGCGTTGCGCCCAGCGCCGTGAGGCGGTTGTGGATGTCGGTAGCAACCCGGTTGAAGTGGGTGTAGCTCGAGTCGCCCAGTCCGCAGACACTGAATTGGAGTGACGCCGGCAATGGCGGGGCGTCTTCCGCCATCAAAGCGGTATGGAAATGCGCTGCGTTGTCGGGCGGCTCGCCTTCACCGAAGGTGGCGCACAGGATCAACACGTGTGTGAGGTTGGCCAGATCGGCCGGGGTGATGCTGTCGAGTTCCGCCAGCTCGGCGTCGAATCCGCGTGTGGCGGAGAATTTCCGGATTCCCCGCGACAGCACCTCGCAGTTGCCTGATTGAGAACCGTAGAAAACCTTCAAAGGGGTGGCCACGGGTTCCGCCTCTGCATCGGCTTGCGAGGCGGCGATGACCGCATTCAACCCGGTCAGCAGCCCGTTCAGCCACTCGCGCTGCACCGGGTCAAACGGCGCGCCCTCCGGCAGTTCGACCAGTGGACCGGCGTCGGCCGGAGCCTGCAGGACGGAAGACAATGTGTTCATCAATGGGTCGTTCATCTGCCCTTCCCGGAGTGCAGTGTGCGGGGTGAGTGGTTCCCTCGACGCGTTGGCCGTTCAGTGCGCGAGGAGAATCGATTGGAGTTGCGCATCGTCGTGCTTGTTGGCAAAGGCGATGAAACTGTCACTGCCGTCGCGTGCCTTCAGGTAGTTGGCCACGATCCGTTCCGACAGCGCACAGATGTCGCGTGAGGCGACTGGGCCACAGAGAAACCGCGCCAGTGCCTGGTCACCGTCTACACCCCCACCGACGACCACGTTGTAGCCCTCGCTGCCGTCTTCGGTGGTGGTGCCGACCAGGCCCAAGTCGCCGATGTAGTGTTGCGCGCAGGAGTTCGGGCAACCCGTCAGGTGGATGTTGATTGGTTGGTCGAGTTCGAATCGCGCGTTCAAGTGATCGACGATCGCGCTGCCGTCTTCTTTCGTGTAGGCGTTGCCGAATTTGCAGGCCCACCGACCCGTACAGGCCACTGCGCCGGCCTCGAAGGCGGTGGCCTGGGTGCGCAGGCCGAGTCCGTTTATCTCGCTGACCACGCGCTCGACATCGGCCTCCGGGATGTGCGGAATGATGAGGTTCTGCCACACGGTCAATCGCACGTCGTTGCCGCCAAAGGTCATGGCAATGCGGCCAAGGCCACGCAACTGTGCGGGTGTGATCCGGCCGAGCCTCAGCGCAACGCCGATGTACTTGTAACCGGGCTGCGCCTGGTCGTGCACGCCGATGTGCCCCTGGCGGTTGATGGCCGGACGCGGCGCGTCAAAGCGGGTGGACAAGGGTATGAGCTTCACGCCGTTGCCGTAATTGTCGAGTGCCTCCTGTGTGCGCGCGCACACCCAGTCAAAACCGTGTGTGTCAAGAAGGTATTTGAAGCGCGCCTTCTTGCGGTTGGTCCGGTCGCCGTGCTGCACGAAGACTCTGAGGATGGCGTCGGCAATTTCGGGTGTGTCCTCCGGCCGGCAGACGAAACCGGTGTCGCGGGCAAAGTCGAGATGGCCGGTGATGCCACCGAGCGTGAGGCGGCAGTAGACGCCCGGTTCGACGCCGTCGGTGTTCTCACCCACTCGGACGGCGATGAACCCGATGTCGTTGGTGTCGGCGACGCACGACGTGGTACCGGCGTTGTCAAACGCCGTGTTGAACTTGCGCGGGATGCCCTGATAGTCCCGGTTGTTCAAGATGCGATCACTCAGGCGATGCGCGTAGGATCGCAAGTCCGTGAGCTCCTGCGGATCGAATCCAGCCGTTGGCGAGCAGGTGATGTTGCGCGCGCTATCCGCACCTGTGCCCTTGCACGACAGGCCGTGATCGCGAAACCGGCCGAGCATTTCCAGAATGCGGTTGGGCGGGATTTCACGCAGCTGAAAACTGCCACGTGTGGTCACGTGTGCGTAGCCGCCCGCGAGTTCCTCTGCGATGTCACCCAGCACGACCAGTTGGTCGCCGCGCAGTTCGCATGCGGGGATGCGCATCCTGACCATGTAGCCCGCCATCGCGGGCGCAACGTTGAAGAGGCCGAAATGCCGGGAGGCGAACTGATCGAGACCCTCGAGCATGTGATTTGTGTCGTTGCTTCGTACGATGTCGTTCCAGATATCAAGGACGTGCTGTTCGTACTTGCGTTTCTCTTCCTTGCACAGGTCTTCGACCGGCGTGCCCCAGAACGACTCGGGCACCTCCGACGCTTTCGCCTCCGGGCGGACGCCCAGTGCGAGGTGCAGGTTGAGCTTGACCAGTGTGTCCGCGAGGTAGCGCTTCTGGTCCTCCGAGAACCCGTCTGGTGTGTCTTTCAACCGCGAGTGTGCCTCACGAAACCGGATTGGTACGGCCGCAACCGTGTTGAGGGAGTCGGACCCCACCACGTCCAACTCGGACCGTTCGTGCGTTGAAGACATGCGACACCCGTGTGGTTGATTTTCTGGTCGATTGCGTGGGTGCCATGCCAGTGCACACCGCTGGCTTGTAGCTGCCCCCACAGGGGAATGCGCAACTAGTTTGCCACTCGGCGATTCAGGCCTCTGTGTGGTCTCAAGTCGCTGATATGAATACTGAAAATGGGACGCGTGTGTGAGTGTCGCAACGGCGCGCGCCGTGATTTCGACCGTCGCGCTGCACCAAGTTATTGCGTGCTGCACCACGAACACGCGGCACTAAAGTGCGTGTGTCGCTGCAACCGGCGGCGACTGCACGTTCGCAAGCTGGGCATTTGGCCCGTCAGGCCAAGGGCCACTGTGGTGGTGTTGGCCGTTGTGGACTGACTCCCAGTGTGATCTCACAGGGTGTGGGCCAGTGCGTGTGCGGGCGTCGAATGCGCCGCGGTACTGGGTCGCCTGCAGCTGGCCCAACGGTGTGCCGGAAGCTGCGGTTCTGGAACCTGAGCTCGATGACGCGCATCGGTACGCCGACACGGTCTATGGTCAGCGACGAATTGCCTAATGGACTCCACCACCGGACGTCGTTGCTGTGGTTCGGGGTGTAAATACCCGTCGCGATCTTGGCGAGGCCGTTGGCGTCTGGCCCACTTCGGCGTAGTACATTGCAAGCCCGACACAAGCTCTTTGGTGTCGCGACCCGCGACCCAGGATATCCGCGGCGTCGCGGCCCGCCAGGCGCGTCTGCCGGAACCGTCAGTTACGGCATCGGTGCACGGACTGATGAAGCGGGCGTAGGGTCGGTCAACGCAGTTGGCGCAGAGCAAAAAACCACCCTATCAAAGCCGGCGTCATGACCCGGTTGGGTGGCCGTGTGCGCCGGCGGTGCGTCCGCGTTTCACTCGACCACCCGACGGATCGTCTCGACGAGCGCGCCAAAGTGCGGATTCCACGTCAGTCTGGCGTGGGTCTTTCCGGCTTCGATGTGGTCGAAGCTCGAGAACCAGATCGCGTCGTTCGTCGGGCAAGCGGCCTCGGCATCCTCGTCCTGGCCGTTGTCGCAGATCCGCTGGCTGCCGTTCTTGCCGTAGTAGGGGTTATGCGGGGCGAACAGCACGCCCATGTGGGAGAAGGTGCTGATGCGGTGTTCGGGCAGCGCTGCGGGCAGGGACGTCACCCGCGGGTCGTCGAGCGCACCGTTGCCGTACCAGACGAGGCGACTGGACAGGTGCGTGAAACGGGTCTGGAAACGCCGCAACACCGCCTCGGCGTTGACCACACTGTCGTGCTCGCTGACCACAATCAACGTCGGCCCGGTGTAGGGGTGTGCATCGAGTCGCTCGCGAACCTCGGCGACGGACTGTGACAACAGCGCGCCGCCGTTCATCGCGAGGGTGCTGTAGCGGGTGTAGTTGCTCTCGTGCGGGTCGAAGTCGATCCAGTCGATGACATGGTTGGCGAGTGGCGCCAGCACGTGCAGGACGTCGCGTGGCACGAAGGCCGGCGAGAACAGCAACAACCCGCGGACCGTGTCGTGCTGGGCGGCGTAGGCGGTGACGAGGTTCGCGCCGGTCGAGAACCCGCCGAGCCACACCCCCTCGACCTCGGCCTGCAACAGGCGCACATGGTGTGCGACCAGATTGCGCCAGTCGTCGTAGACCGGCAGCGTCAGGTCGGCCGGTCGGGTCCCGTGCCCCGGCAACAACAGTGTCCGTACCCGAAAGCCCTGGTCGACCAGGGCGGCGGCGATGTCCCGCAGGTAGAACGGCGAGTCGCCCAGGCCGTGGACCAGCAGCACGCCCCGGGTCGCGGGCGCGTTGCCAGTTGGCTCGAGTTCGAAGGGCGCGTTGGCGTCCACCTCGGCCGTCGGGTTGTCGGTCAGAAACACGCGGTTGTCGGCGATCCACTGCCGCGTGTCGTCCACATAGGCGTCGAAGCTCGGCTGCCGGTAGTCGGGCAGCGCGCTGGACGGCGTGTACAACGGGTCATTCGGTGTGAAGAGCTGGGCTGCCGCCACGAGCGTCACCAGCAACGTCAGTGTGGCGCTGACTGCGATCAGAAGGCCTCGAAACATCGGGGGTCCTTGCCGTGGAGAAGCGGGATCGGTTGCGGGCCCGGTTATAGCACCCTTGGCGCAGCGGCGGCGCGTGTGATGCGGTGACGACCCGGCAACCTGGGGCGTCGACGCACACCTGCCGCACGGCGATCGCGCACCCGCGCGAGAGGCCGGGCGTGTGCCGTGTCGTTCTGATCCTGGTGCCGCTCCGCGTCGTTCGTCAGGGTGTGTCGCTGCGCGTCGGCATCGGCGCCGGTACACCCGACCCCATGGCGGCGGTGACTCGGTGCGCTGCCGCCAGCGCCGAACTGGACAGGCCGCGCAGGTGGCTGCCTCGGGCTGCGCTCTGGGCGCCTGCAGGCACCGTGGGCGGCTCGCGGTATGACAGTCAGCCATAGCATGTATTATTGTGCAGCTACAGGG is a window encoding:
- a CDS encoding flavodoxin domain-containing protein, with protein sequence MNTLSSVLQAPADAGPLVELPEGAPFDPVQREWLNGLLTGLNAVIAASQADAEAEPVATPLKVFYGSQSGNCEVLSRGIRKFSATRGFDAELAELDSITPADLANLTHVLILCATFGEGEPPDNAAHFHTALMAEDAPPLPASLQFSVCGLGDSSYTHFNRVATDIHNRLTALGATPCHELVLCDAAFEDDFALWQEGVFASEAFTAASATVTARAPANDDDTTPRYTKRNPFVANLIEARSLSGEHSAKRVNHVAISLAGGGSDVDYHVGDALGVWPLNCPTEVEDLLVAGGFSGTEVVRLKTGPATLRVVLRSQLDIHTVNANARERWGVSKPADSQHVFDVLSTLGSPLDAQTFVDGLRPLQPRLYSIASSAKKHPGEVHITVGEVHYELFGTPRKGVASTWLGNRLAAGNNLGVYIHPAPHFHITSDDTAPVIMIGPGTGIAPFRSFLEEREMRGATGDNWLFFGDQHARQDFLYREDIEAWHASGLLTRLSLAWSRDTETKIYVQHLITEQAETFFDWLERGASVYVCGDATRMATDVDNAIRSVIMGCAGVDQDGADAYVDQLIASHRYQRDVY
- a CDS encoding NirA family protein gives rise to the protein MSSTHERSELDVVGSDSLNTVAAVPIRFREAHSRLKDTPDGFSEDQKRYLADTLVKLNLHLALGVRPEAKASEVPESFWGTPVEDLCKEEKRKYEQHVLDIWNDIVRSNDTNHMLEGLDQFASRHFGLFNVAPAMAGYMVRMRIPACELRGDQLVVLGDIAEELAGGYAHVTTRGSFQLREIPPNRILEMLGRFRDHGLSCKGTGADSARNITCSPTAGFDPQELTDLRSYAHRLSDRILNNRDYQGIPRKFNTAFDNAGTTSCVADTNDIGFIAVRVGENTDGVEPGVYCRLTLGGITGHLDFARDTGFVCRPEDTPEIADAILRVFVQHGDRTNRKKARFKYLLDTHGFDWVCARTQEALDNYGNGVKLIPLSTRFDAPRPAINRQGHIGVHDQAQPGYKYIGVALRLGRITPAQLRGLGRIAMTFGGNDVRLTVWQNLIIPHIPEADVERVVSEINGLGLRTQATAFEAGAVACTGRWACKFGNAYTKEDGSAIVDHLNARFELDQPINIHLTGCPNSCAQHYIGDLGLVGTTTEDGSEGYNVVVGGGVDGDQALARFLCGPVASRDICALSERIVANYLKARDGSDSFIAFANKHDDAQLQSILLAH
- a CDS encoding alpha/beta fold hydrolase; translated protein: MFRGLLIAVSATLTLLVTLVAAAQLFTPNDPLYTPSSALPDYRQPSFDAYVDDTRQWIADNRVFLTDNPTAEVDANAPFELEPTGNAPATRGVLLVHGLGDSPFYLRDIAAALVDQGFRVRTLLLPGHGTRPADLTLPVYDDWRNLVAHHVRLLQAEVEGVWLGGFSTGANLVTAYAAQHDTVRGLLLFSPAFVPRDVLHVLAPLANHVIDWIDFDPHESNYTRYSTLAMNGGALLSQSVAEVRERLDAHPYTGPTLIVVSEHDSVVNAEAVLRRFQTRFTHLSSRLVWYGNGALDDPRVTSLPAALPEHRISTFSHMGVLFAPHNPYYGKNGSQRICDNGQDEDAEAACPTNDAIWFSSFDHIEAGKTHARLTWNPHFGALVETIRRVVE